A region of Lycium barbarum isolate Lr01 chromosome 3, ASM1917538v2, whole genome shotgun sequence DNA encodes the following proteins:
- the LOC132630616 gene encoding uncharacterized protein LOC132630616, which translates to MDTFPYLLPTYFVKESSFTLASAVGKPLLLDMATINKTRPNCARVKVQLDLLLDLPKFVMMEIKDDQTKEVNVMKVKIQYDHLPKYCTECKLQGHAKKESRVLHPELKVEKKEDVNEGEAEVKKLRK; encoded by the coding sequence ATGGATACTTTCCCTTATTTACTGCCTACTTACTTTGTTAAGGAATCTTCGTTTACCTTAGCATCGGCAGTTGGGAAACCTTTGTTATTAGACATGGCTACTATTAATAAAACCAGGCCTAATTGTGCTAGGGTAAAGGTACAACTGGATTTATTATTAGATCTTcctaagtttgttatgatggAGATTAAAGATGACCAAACCAAGGAAGTAAATGTTATGAAAGTGAAGATTCAGTATGATCATTTGCCTAAGTATTGTACTGAATGTAAGTTACAAGGCCATGCAAAGAAAGAGAGTAGAGTGTTACATCCTGAGTTGAAGGTAGAAAAGAAAGAGGATGTTAATGAAGGAGAGGCAGAAGTGAAAAAACTGAGGAAGTGA